The Chryseolinea soli genome contains a region encoding:
- a CDS encoding imelysin family protein, which yields MKKSYLQYLLAGAALVSLSHCSDNDNASPVNEELNTQVLLDFSANLPQAVYSDLSTKTSTLYDQVVALGTNGATDDELAATRTTWKQARQAWEQSEAFLFGPVSTKDIDPHIDTWPVNFNDLNAQLNSGAEFTADYINNLDDALKGFHPIEYLIFGEDGNKKAADLSERDMEYLTALALNLKTLTADANNSWKPSVSGNYHTIFTTAGTGNATYPTQLAAYQELVNAMAGICDEVANGKLDEPFTAQDPSLEESPFAQNSIIDFTNNIKGVQDVYLGKYSADGKGLEDIVRQYNLQLDSDIKLKIDNAINALGKITDPFGKAITTQAMQIETAMSSINDLKDILETELLPFVQQHTK from the coding sequence ATGAAAAAGTCATATCTACAGTATCTGCTCGCCGGTGCCGCGCTCGTGAGCTTGTCCCATTGTTCTGACAACGACAATGCCTCGCCTGTAAATGAAGAATTGAATACGCAGGTATTGCTGGATTTTTCCGCCAATCTTCCCCAGGCGGTTTACAGCGATCTGTCGACGAAGACCAGCACACTCTACGACCAGGTAGTGGCCCTGGGAACCAATGGTGCTACGGACGATGAGTTAGCGGCCACCCGCACCACCTGGAAGCAAGCCCGTCAGGCCTGGGAACAATCGGAAGCCTTCCTGTTCGGCCCCGTTTCCACCAAAGACATCGATCCACACATCGACACCTGGCCGGTAAACTTCAATGACCTGAACGCCCAATTGAACAGTGGCGCCGAGTTCACCGCAGATTACATCAACAACCTCGACGACGCCCTGAAAGGTTTTCACCCCATCGAATACCTGATCTTTGGCGAAGACGGCAACAAGAAAGCCGCCGACCTCTCCGAGAGAGACATGGAATACCTCACGGCCCTTGCCCTCAATCTGAAGACGCTCACGGCCGATGCGAACAACTCCTGGAAGCCTTCCGTTTCCGGAAATTATCACACGATATTCACGACCGCCGGTACCGGCAATGCAACTTATCCCACGCAACTGGCAGCCTACCAGGAACTGGTAAACGCCATGGCGGGCATCTGCGACGAAGTGGCCAACGGCAAACTGGATGAACCTTTCACCGCGCAAGATCCTTCCCTGGAAGAATCGCCCTTCGCGCAAAACTCCATCATCGATTTTACCAACAACATCAAAGGCGTACAGGATGTATACCTCGGCAAATACAGCGCCGATGGCAAAGGCCTCGAGGACATCGTGCGTCAATACAACCTGCAATTGGACAGCGACATCAAGCTGAAGATCGACAATGCCATCAACGCGCTCGGAAAGATCACCGATCCGTTTGGAAAAGCGATCACTACGCAAGCCATGCAAATTGAAACGGCTATGAGCTCCATCAATGATTTGAAAGACATCCTGGAGACCGAGCTGTTGCCTTTTGTTCAGCAGCATACAAAATAA
- a CDS encoding di-heme oxidoredictase family protein — translation MRKDKIFIQVLMVVGVIVSIYSCVEPDALNDSDYSEWLSGGSQTVFDNGAGGFSTAFPHLTAAREKVHSIGDGAFGQTFVTAPAPQNPGLGPIFNNVSCTSCHINDGRGKPPLPGEQLSSLLIRISIPGTDAHGGPNPVPGFGGQLQQRGVFGAQPEASVRIDYTEQSYTFADGTPYSLRFPTYTLENPYTTLPAGVMLSPRVAPPVFGLGLLEAVDEADILALADPDDRNDDGISGKPNYAWNVAEGKMTLGKFGWKAANPSLLQQSAGAYNEDMGITNFVFPHESATGQPQYDGRDDEYEVSDSLLYSVAFYIRTLGVPARRAADDAGVLQGKKLFTDGKCSQCHVPRLRTKTDVAFPEISNQVIFPYTDMLVHDMGPNLADNRPDFDASGVEWRTSPLWGIGLTRIVNGHQNFLHDGRARTLLEAIMWHGGEAEASKEFVRTLSQDDRDKLIKFLESL, via the coding sequence ATGAGGAAGGATAAAATTTTCATACAGGTTTTGATGGTGGTGGGGGTTATCGTCTCCATCTACTCCTGCGTGGAGCCGGACGCGCTGAACGATTCAGACTACAGCGAATGGCTCTCGGGGGGATCACAAACGGTTTTTGACAATGGCGCCGGAGGATTCAGCACGGCTTTTCCGCACCTCACGGCGGCGCGTGAAAAAGTACATTCCATTGGCGACGGGGCTTTCGGGCAAACCTTTGTCACGGCGCCAGCACCACAAAATCCCGGCCTCGGCCCCATCTTCAACAATGTGTCGTGCACGTCGTGTCACATCAACGATGGGAGGGGGAAGCCGCCGCTGCCCGGCGAACAACTTTCATCCTTACTCATCCGCATCAGCATTCCGGGAACAGATGCACACGGTGGACCCAATCCCGTGCCGGGTTTTGGAGGACAACTTCAGCAACGCGGCGTCTTTGGTGCGCAGCCCGAAGCTTCCGTGCGCATTGACTACACGGAACAATCCTACACGTTTGCCGATGGCACGCCGTATTCGTTGCGCTTTCCTACGTACACGTTAGAAAATCCATACACGACATTGCCTGCCGGCGTGATGCTCTCTCCCCGCGTGGCTCCGCCCGTGTTTGGCCTGGGCTTGCTGGAGGCCGTGGACGAAGCCGACATCCTCGCCTTGGCGGATCCGGACGACCGGAACGACGACGGCATCTCCGGGAAACCCAACTATGCCTGGAACGTCGCGGAAGGTAAAATGACCCTGGGAAAATTTGGATGGAAAGCCGCGAACCCCTCGCTGCTGCAACAATCGGCCGGTGCGTACAACGAAGACATGGGGATCACCAACTTTGTCTTCCCCCACGAGTCGGCTACCGGCCAGCCCCAATACGATGGGCGTGATGATGAATATGAAGTTTCCGATAGCTTGTTGTATTCTGTAGCGTTTTATATCCGCACCCTCGGTGTGCCGGCACGCCGTGCGGCCGATGATGCCGGGGTGTTGCAAGGCAAAAAATTATTCACCGATGGAAAGTGTTCACAGTGCCACGTGCCACGTCTGCGCACCAAGACCGATGTGGCGTTCCCGGAGATCTCCAACCAGGTGATCTTTCCCTATACCGACATGCTGGTGCACGACATGGGTCCTAACCTGGCCGACAATCGCCCCGACTTTGATGCCAGTGGCGTGGAATGGCGTACGTCGCCGTTGTGGGGGATCGGCCTGACGCGCATCGTGAACGGTCATCAAAATTTTCTGCACGACGGACGCGCCCGTACGCTGCTGGAGGCCATCATGTGGCATGGCGGTGAAGCTGAAGCGTCGAAAGAATTTGTGCGGACGCTTTCGCAAGATGATCGCGACAAGTTGATAAAATTTTTAGAATCCCTATAA
- a CDS encoding ubiquinol-cytochrome c reductase iron-sulfur subunit, with the protein MKKTRREFLKDTCTTCLGTVALGFTFSQLSSCSSLPVYKTNLSQKTVEVPLTSFAESNLVIVRDMQVQYDILLVKKGAEEYNALYMKCTHRENPVSATKTGLYCPEHGSTFDLDGNVTKEPAPLPLKRFKTALSDQALTIDLNS; encoded by the coding sequence ATGAAAAAGACACGCAGAGAGTTTCTGAAAGATACCTGCACCACCTGCCTGGGCACGGTGGCGCTGGGCTTTACATTTTCACAGCTCAGCTCGTGCTCGTCGTTGCCGGTGTATAAGACCAACCTAAGTCAGAAAACCGTGGAGGTGCCCCTCACGTCGTTTGCCGAATCCAACCTGGTAATCGTGCGCGACATGCAGGTGCAGTACGACATCTTGCTGGTGAAAAAAGGTGCGGAAGAATACAATGCGCTCTACATGAAGTGCACCCACCGCGAGAATCCCGTGTCGGCCACCAAGACCGGATTGTATTGCCCGGAACACGGCAGCACGTTCGATCTCGACGGCAACGTGACCAAGGAACCTGCACCACTGCCCTTGAAACGATTCAAGACCGCCTTATCCGATCAAGCGCTCACTATCGATCTTAATTCCTAA
- a CDS encoding NUDIX hydrolase — MEWVEKLKARLQLPLPGPAAHEPLRATPVGQPMPDFGHRLPPKPGGVLILLYEEDGVVKFPLTKRQEYPGAHSGQISFPGGKAEPGESGIQTALREAHEEIGVGLEGIDVLGTLTNFFVIPSNFMVTPVVAYSPVVPAFMRSEYEVARILACRVSDLLKEDAVTEKEILAAGKIRMLAPHFELEGETVWGATAMMLNEFRLVWWDVVGEKKV, encoded by the coding sequence ATGGAATGGGTTGAGAAATTGAAAGCGCGGCTGCAGCTCCCGTTGCCCGGGCCCGCGGCGCACGAACCACTCAGGGCAACACCGGTAGGGCAGCCCATGCCCGACTTTGGTCACCGGCTCCCTCCTAAACCGGGAGGTGTGCTCATCTTGTTGTACGAAGAAGACGGCGTGGTGAAATTCCCACTCACCAAGCGACAGGAATATCCGGGTGCACACAGCGGGCAGATAAGTTTCCCGGGCGGAAAGGCCGAACCTGGTGAATCCGGAATTCAGACGGCGCTGCGGGAGGCGCATGAAGAGATCGGGGTAGGGCTAGAGGGAATAGATGTGTTGGGGACGTTGACAAATTTCTTTGTGATCCCCAGCAATTTTATGGTGACGCCGGTGGTGGCCTATAGCCCGGTGGTTCCGGCGTTTATGCGCAGTGAGTATGAGGTGGCGAGGATCTTGGCGTGCAGGGTCAGCGATCTTTTGAAAGAGGATGCGGTGACGGAGAAAGAGATCTTGGCGGCGGGGAAGATCCGGATGCTGGCGCCGCATTTTGAGCTGGAAGGGGAGACGGTGTGGGGGGCTACGGCGATGATGTTGAATGAGTTTAGGTTGGTGTGGTGGGATGTTGTAGGGGAGAAAAAAGTTTAA
- a CDS encoding SusC/RagA family TonB-linked outer membrane protein, with the protein MNFSVSKAEGGRPCGRARNLARWFRNPYLRQLMRISVFLLAILLTSIDVLLATPGHGQNAENATTITLELKDESLETALKRIENLTPFRFVYRNEEIRNINHLTLASARRTVPETLSLLLENTAFTYRQIRKNILIVRKEQGSVNDERPAVIDQTISGKVSDGEGGMLAGVSIVLQGTTTGTTTDADGAYKLTVPDGGGVLLFSFIGFKTEEVSIDNRSVIDVTLTQDIQALTEVVVTALGITREEKSLGYATQEVKGQNLTYTKEQNVLGSLSGKVAGVQVTGSPGSSMGGTQKIKIRGVNLLDGTNEPLIVLDGTPMSNQNFSERNGQDYGNIIQDINPDDVESINVLKGPAASALYGLRGQNGVIMIVTKKGSRGARKVNVDYSGAFSVEKAGNFMPNQNLYGGGSTQTFSKLADGTPYANTSVDESWGPKMDGTPVRQFYSFYPDDFDYGKTTPYVPHPNNIKDFYELGHTQNNNISVSGGGANSSFRISYNRTTTSGVQPNTWLKRNNLGLNASMDITNKLTVSTSLNYANNRGQRPPQGYDYGTTYFNQWFQRSIDMKKLKNYKYPDGSFLHWNLSSPSGDGTIDTEALYWNNPYFDAYENFSQDSRDRYFGNVALSYQLLPSLKLGGTIRSDMFTQNIDNRTAAGGRYLSEYSIGKYQNQEMNYEFLAQFSKTWGSFSLNANAGANLMHQKYTYLFQRTAGGLSTPGFYNIAASVDRPFVESFLREKEIRSLFAMVSLGYKDTWFLDASLRNDNSSTLPTNNNSYWYPSVSGSAVFSELLNWQPLSLGKFRASYAMAGGDLKPYQTTYFYEVGTVYADPDRTVNSLYVPDELNNPTLKPSFSNSYETGLDLKFFNNRVGMSFTLYLQRNKNQILTLPVSGASGYTTTIINAGLIENKGFELALMGTPIRSGKFNWDMTFNISRNRSMVKELYNDGTIDINNFLIASNTYAGRTVSVNAHVGEAYGNLIGQAYARDPATGKILLGDNNLPLYETNHNFGTVLPDYTGGFQNTFSYGPVSLNAMIDFQAGGQFFSWTKMLSVKSGQAVETAAINQNGKNVRDPVAEGGGVQVNGISKTTGQEVTTFVDAKAYYRNNLGRDIYEEWLYDASFIRLRELKVAYTFSRDMLGKLPVRSVSVGFIARNPLMIWQKAPKGLNPAELANGSEPISWLETGQLITVRSYGVSLNVSF; encoded by the coding sequence ATGAATTTTTCTGTATCAAAAGCAGAAGGAGGACGGCCGTGCGGGCGTGCGCGAAACCTGGCGCGGTGGTTCCGGAACCCTTATCTACGACAGCTTATGCGCATCAGTGTGTTCTTATTGGCGATCTTACTGACCAGCATCGACGTTTTGCTGGCCACGCCCGGTCATGGGCAGAACGCCGAGAACGCCACGACCATCACACTGGAATTGAAAGACGAGTCGCTGGAAACGGCTCTGAAACGGATCGAGAACCTCACGCCGTTCCGCTTTGTCTATCGCAACGAAGAAATCAGAAATATCAATCACCTCACCCTGGCCAGCGCGCGGCGCACCGTTCCTGAAACCCTGTCGCTGCTGCTGGAAAATACTGCCTTCACGTATAGGCAGATCCGCAAGAACATCCTCATCGTTCGCAAAGAACAGGGAAGCGTTAACGACGAACGCCCTGCAGTCATTGACCAGACCATCTCCGGCAAGGTGTCGGATGGCGAAGGGGGCATGCTGGCGGGCGTGAGCATCGTGTTGCAAGGCACCACCACCGGCACGACCACTGACGCCGATGGCGCATATAAACTGACCGTACCCGATGGCGGCGGTGTGTTGCTGTTTTCTTTTATCGGTTTCAAAACCGAAGAGGTATCCATCGACAATCGCTCGGTGATCGATGTGACGCTGACGCAGGACATTCAGGCCTTGACAGAAGTCGTGGTCACCGCCCTCGGCATTACCCGCGAAGAGAAGTCGCTGGGCTATGCTACGCAGGAGGTGAAAGGCCAGAATCTTACCTACACCAAAGAACAAAACGTGCTGGGTTCCTTGTCTGGCAAAGTGGCCGGCGTGCAGGTCACCGGCTCGCCCGGTTCCAGCATGGGGGGCACGCAAAAGATCAAGATCCGCGGGGTGAACCTGCTGGACGGCACCAACGAACCCCTGATCGTGCTGGACGGCACACCGATGTCGAACCAGAATTTCTCAGAACGCAACGGCCAGGACTATGGCAACATTATCCAGGACATCAACCCGGACGACGTTGAATCGATCAACGTATTGAAAGGCCCGGCCGCCTCTGCGCTTTATGGTTTACGGGGACAGAACGGTGTGATCATGATCGTGACCAAAAAAGGATCGCGCGGCGCCCGCAAAGTGAACGTTGACTACAGTGGCGCATTCTCCGTGGAGAAAGCCGGCAACTTCATGCCCAACCAAAACCTGTACGGCGGGGGCAGCACCCAGACGTTCAGCAAACTGGCCGATGGCACACCCTATGCCAACACCAGCGTGGACGAAAGCTGGGGACCCAAAATGGACGGCACCCCCGTGCGCCAGTTCTACAGCTTCTATCCCGACGACTTCGACTATGGCAAGACCACACCGTATGTGCCACACCCCAACAACATCAAAGATTTTTATGAGCTGGGTCACACGCAGAACAACAACATCTCCGTGAGCGGCGGCGGCGCCAATTCCTCTTTCCGCATCAGCTATAACCGCACGACCACGTCGGGTGTGCAACCCAATACGTGGCTGAAGCGAAACAACCTGGGATTGAATGCATCGATGGACATCACGAACAAATTAACGGTCTCCACCAGCCTCAACTACGCCAACAACCGCGGTCAACGTCCACCCCAGGGCTATGACTATGGCACGACCTATTTCAATCAGTGGTTTCAGCGGAGCATCGACATGAAGAAACTGAAGAACTATAAATATCCCGACGGCTCGTTCCTGCATTGGAACCTGAGCAGCCCCAGTGGCGACGGTACGATCGACACGGAGGCACTCTACTGGAACAATCCCTACTTCGATGCGTATGAAAATTTTTCGCAGGACAGCCGCGACCGCTACTTTGGCAATGTGGCGCTGAGCTATCAATTGCTGCCGTCGTTGAAATTGGGTGGCACGATCCGCTCGGACATGTTCACACAGAACATCGACAACCGGACGGCGGCGGGCGGACGGTATTTGTCGGAATACTCGATTGGAAAATATCAGAACCAGGAAATGAACTATGAGTTCCTGGCACAATTCTCCAAAACCTGGGGCAGCTTTTCGTTGAACGCCAATGCCGGTGCCAACCTGATGCACCAGAAATATACCTACCTCTTCCAGCGCACAGCGGGTGGGTTGTCGACGCCGGGCTTTTATAACATTGCCGCTTCGGTCGATCGCCCCTTTGTGGAATCGTTTCTGCGCGAGAAAGAGATCCGCAGCTTGTTCGCCATGGTGTCGCTGGGCTACAAGGACACGTGGTTCCTGGACGCCTCGCTGCGCAACGACAACTCTTCGACGCTGCCCACAAATAACAATTCCTATTGGTATCCTTCCGTATCGGGAAGTGCCGTGTTTAGTGAACTGTTGAACTGGCAACCGCTCAGCCTCGGTAAGTTTAGGGCGAGCTATGCCATGGCGGGAGGCGACCTGAAGCCGTATCAGACCACCTACTTTTATGAAGTAGGCACTGTCTATGCGGATCCTGATCGCACGGTAAATTCGTTGTACGTGCCCGATGAATTGAACAATCCCACGCTGAAACCTTCATTCAGCAACTCGTATGAAACCGGCCTCGATCTGAAATTCTTCAACAACCGCGTGGGCATGTCGTTCACGTTGTATTTGCAGCGCAACAAAAACCAGATCCTCACCTTGCCCGTGTCGGGCGCCAGCGGCTACACGACCACCATCATCAACGCCGGTTTGATCGAGAACAAAGGTTTTGAGCTTGCCCTGATGGGCACGCCTATTCGCAGCGGCAAATTCAATTGGGACATGACCTTCAACATCAGCCGCAACCGCAGCATGGTGAAAGAACTGTACAACGACGGCACCATCGATATCAACAACTTCCTCATCGCCAGCAACACCTATGCAGGCCGCACGGTGTCGGTGAACGCGCACGTCGGAGAGGCCTATGGCAATCTCATCGGCCAGGCGTATGCGCGCGACCCTGCTACGGGAAAAATATTGCTGGGCGACAACAACCTGCCGCTCTATGAAACCAACCACAACTTTGGCACGGTGTTGCCCGACTACACCGGTGGTTTTCAAAATACGTTCAGCTATGGCCCGGTGAGCCTCAATGCGATGATCGACTTCCAGGCCGGTGGTCAGTTCTTTAGCTGGACCAAAATGCTTTCCGTGAAATCGGGACAAGCCGTGGAAACCGCCGCCATCAATCAAAATGGAAAAAATGTTAGGGACCCCGTTGCAGAGGGGGGTGGCGTGCAGGTGAATGGCATCTCAAAAACTACCGGTCAGGAAGTGACCACCTTCGTGGATGCCAAAGCCTATTACCGGAACAATCTCGGCCGCGACATTTATGAAGAGTGGCTGTATGATGCCTCCTTTATCCGCTTGCGCGAATTGAAAGTGGCCTACACCTTCTCACGCGACATGCTGGGCAAACTCCCGGTGCGCTCGGTGAGCGTGGGCTTCATAGCCCGCAACCCGCTCATGATCTGGCAAAAAGCGCCCAAGGGATTGAACCCCGCAGAGCTGGCCAACGGCAGCGAGCCCATCAGCTGGCTGGAGACCGGTCAATTGATCACGGTGCGTTCCTATGGTGTGAGTTTAAATGTTTCCTTTTAA
- a CDS encoding NADP-dependent oxidoreductase has product MKAIVVKDQAAGKAGMQLVERPEPQAAINDVIVQVHASAITGDELTWPSTWIDRAGRDRTPSIPGHELAGIVTSLGYGTTGLSIGQRVFGLTDWYRDGTLAEYVAVEARNLAPLPSDVDFTVGAALVMPGLTAWQGLFDHGRLRAGQTVLVHGAAGVVGSMATQLARAAGAYVIGTGRANGRQTALDFGAQAYVDLENEKLQDVGGVDLVFDVFGGDIANQSASLIRSGGTLVTIAGPIEARPANGSTIDFVVEAIPSQLSEIVQRLREGRLRANIGNTSVLNDAVATLNSTHRINGKTIIRVRP; this is encoded by the coding sequence ATGAAAGCAATCGTAGTGAAAGATCAAGCCGCGGGAAAGGCCGGGATGCAGCTTGTGGAACGACCTGAGCCGCAAGCAGCGATAAATGATGTTATCGTTCAGGTCCATGCCTCGGCAATAACAGGCGATGAACTGACGTGGCCCTCGACCTGGATCGATCGCGCCGGCCGTGACAGGACGCCATCGATCCCCGGTCACGAGTTGGCGGGCATCGTCACCTCTCTTGGCTATGGAACAACGGGGCTATCCATAGGACAGCGCGTGTTTGGCCTCACGGACTGGTACCGCGACGGCACACTGGCGGAGTATGTAGCCGTCGAGGCGCGCAACCTCGCGCCGCTGCCGAGCGATGTTGACTTCACGGTTGGCGCAGCCCTCGTGATGCCGGGCCTCACCGCATGGCAGGGGCTATTCGATCACGGCCGCCTCAGGGCAGGACAGACCGTTCTTGTACATGGTGCGGCCGGCGTGGTGGGTTCAATGGCAACGCAACTCGCACGCGCAGCCGGTGCTTATGTCATCGGTACTGGACGCGCAAACGGCCGCCAGACGGCGCTCGATTTTGGTGCACAAGCGTATGTCGATCTTGAAAACGAAAAGTTGCAAGACGTCGGCGGAGTCGATTTGGTTTTCGATGTCTTCGGTGGAGATATTGCCAATCAGTCCGCAAGCTTGATCAGGTCTGGGGGAACCCTGGTGACCATCGCGGGTCCGATCGAAGCCCGGCCTGCCAACGGATCTACAATCGACTTTGTCGTTGAAGCCATTCCAAGCCAATTGAGTGAGATCGTCCAGCGACTGCGCGAGGGACGACTGCGGGCGAACATCGGCAATACATCTGTTCTCAACGACGCTGTTGCAACCCTCAATTCGACCCATCGGATCAACGGAAAGACGATCATTCGCGTTCGCCCTTAA
- a CDS encoding ferritin gives MKKQTYTPARSITPEIETLLNKQIVMEGKSSAAYLSMASWCDTQGYEISAEFLYKHSEEERRHMLKLFRYVNAAGGHALQPEITGIKHEFKSLREVFEQVLFHEIEVTKSINNIVDQCLQIKDFATFNFLQWYVNEQREEETLARRAVEIFDIIGEEGVGLFMIDQEVGKLEAYAARVSGKIGPDRG, from the coding sequence ATGAAAAAACAGACCTACACCCCCGCCCGGTCCATTACGCCGGAGATTGAGACGCTATTGAATAAACAGATCGTTATGGAAGGGAAATCATCGGCTGCCTACCTCTCCATGGCCTCCTGGTGCGACACCCAAGGCTATGAGATCTCGGCCGAATTTCTCTACAAACATTCCGAAGAAGAGCGCCGCCATATGCTCAAACTGTTCCGCTATGTGAACGCCGCGGGCGGGCACGCCCTGCAACCCGAGATCACGGGCATCAAACACGAATTCAAAAGCCTGCGCGAAGTTTTCGAGCAGGTGTTATTCCACGAGATCGAAGTCACTAAGTCGATCAACAACATTGTCGACCAATGTCTCCAGATCAAGGACTTCGCCACCTTCAACTTCCTGCAGTGGTACGTGAACGAACAGCGCGAAGAAGAAACCCTCGCCCGCCGCGCCGTCGAGATCTTCGACATCATCGGTGAAGAAGGTGTTGGTTTGTTTATGATCGATCAGGAAGTGGGTAAGCTGGAAGCGTATGCTGCTCGTGTGTCGGGGAAGATCGGGCCGGATAGAGGCTAG
- a CDS encoding response regulator transcription factor: protein MRHAPYKILLADNQALTAAGLVHLLSDREELEIVGQVPHREELLSLVETHQPNLLIADYNLPGYVTIEDLQDVARSASNPHILVVSSDDSKSSILEVLQLGVTGYLTKECSREEVIMAVQSTSKGEKFFCHKILDIIMEKHFSPEAPAADPSLLTTRETEILSLLAAGQSTQQIADSLHLSPHTVHTHRKSIIRKLNIKSPTEFVIYAMDFGLIRPK from the coding sequence GTGAGGCATGCCCCATACAAGATCCTGTTGGCCGATAACCAGGCGCTCACCGCGGCAGGGCTAGTCCATTTGTTGTCCGACCGCGAGGAATTGGAAATTGTAGGACAAGTACCCCACCGCGAGGAATTGTTATCCCTCGTCGAGACCCATCAACCGAATTTACTGATTGCCGACTATAACCTGCCAGGCTACGTCACCATCGAAGACCTGCAGGATGTGGCACGCTCAGCGTCCAACCCACACATCCTGGTGGTGTCGTCCGACGATTCGAAGAGTTCTATTTTGGAGGTGTTGCAGTTGGGAGTGACCGGCTACCTCACCAAGGAATGTTCGCGCGAGGAAGTGATCATGGCCGTGCAGTCGACGTCGAAGGGCGAGAAGTTTTTTTGCCACAAGATCCTGGACATCATCATGGAGAAACATTTTTCTCCCGAAGCGCCCGCGGCCGACCCGTCGCTGCTGACCACGCGTGAGACGGAGATCCTTTCCTTGCTGGCTGCCGGCCAATCGACACAACAGATCGCCGATTCCCTCCACCTGAGCCCCCACACGGTCCATACACATCGTAAGAGCATCATCCGCAAGCTCAACATCAAATCGCCCACCGAGTTTGTCATTTATGCGATGGACTTTGGGCTGATCAGACCCAAGTAA
- a CDS encoding SusD/RagB family nutrient-binding outer membrane lipoprotein — translation MKRIYLIALVLMVVSGCNNFDDDINKNPNKPSTASNTQLLAEAMRHLPETASGASANLYVQHWSEAEYITLSRYDNVFYNFYDWYSEPLANIEAVITSTTLNANEGPIPNQLAVAKVMKAYFFWYITDRWGDLPYTEALKGRENFTPAYDTQETIYNSLFALLDEADAQFVAGDISNDIVYSGDVDQWKKLGNTIHMLMALRLSKIAADKGKAEFNKALDRGILESNGDNLVYRHLSDANNWNAWYDVFDQQNRYWYAVSEALVNYMQPVGDPRLPTFANTNDNGDYVGLMYGLTGEEVNTGIYEKENISMLGDAMRQPTTAVYIVTFAEALFAQAEAAKLGWIGGGDAAAEQFYNDAILNSVMQWNNDDDTGVSDMMLQAGIPYDPANAIKQISYQRWVHLFMNGYEAWAEWRRTGYPDLQAPTDNNGREIPRREGYPTQEQQNNTQHYNEAVQRLGGSNDLNGHVWWDKK, via the coding sequence ATGAAAAGAATATATCTCATCGCTCTTGTGCTCATGGTCGTGTCGGGTTGCAACAACTTCGACGACGACATCAACAAGAACCCCAACAAGCCCAGCACGGCGTCGAACACGCAGTTGCTGGCAGAAGCGATGCGCCACTTGCCGGAGACGGCTTCCGGCGCTTCGGCCAACTTGTATGTGCAACACTGGTCCGAGGCGGAGTACATCACGCTTTCGCGGTATGACAATGTGTTCTATAATTTTTACGACTGGTATTCCGAACCGCTCGCGAACATCGAGGCGGTGATCACGTCCACTACGCTGAACGCCAACGAAGGCCCCATCCCAAACCAACTGGCGGTGGCCAAAGTGATGAAAGCCTACTTCTTCTGGTACATCACCGACCGCTGGGGCGACCTGCCGTATACCGAAGCTTTGAAAGGACGCGAGAATTTTACGCCGGCCTACGACACGCAGGAAACCATCTACAATTCCCTCTTCGCGCTGCTGGACGAAGCCGATGCCCAATTCGTTGCCGGCGACATCAGCAACGACATCGTCTATAGCGGCGACGTGGATCAATGGAAGAAGCTGGGCAACACCATCCACATGTTGATGGCCCTGCGATTGTCAAAGATCGCTGCCGACAAGGGCAAGGCCGAATTCAACAAAGCCCTGGATCGCGGTATCCTGGAATCCAACGGCGACAACCTGGTGTATCGCCATTTGTCGGACGCCAACAATTGGAATGCCTGGTATGATGTGTTCGACCAGCAAAACCGTTATTGGTATGCCGTCAGCGAAGCCTTGGTGAACTACATGCAGCCCGTGGGCGATCCCCGGCTGCCCACCTTTGCCAACACCAACGACAACGGCGACTATGTGGGCCTGATGTATGGCCTCACCGGCGAGGAAGTGAACACCGGCATCTATGAAAAAGAAAACATTTCCATGCTGGGCGACGCCATGCGGCAGCCGACAACGGCCGTCTATATCGTCACCTTTGCCGAGGCGTTGTTTGCACAAGCGGAAGCGGCTAAGCTGGGATGGATCGGCGGCGGCGATGCGGCGGCCGAACAATTTTATAACGACGCCATCCTCAACTCGGTGATGCAATGGAACAACGACGACGATACGGGCGTGAGCGACATGATGCTGCAAGCCGGCATACCTTATGATCCCGCCAACGCCATCAAGCAGATCAGCTACCAGCGGTGGGTACATTTGTTCATGAACGGCTACGAAGCGTGGGCCGAATGGCGCCGGACCGGCTACCCCGACCTGCAAGCGCCCACCGATAACAACGGGCGCGAGATCCCACGGCGCGAAGGATATCCGACGCAGGAACAGCAAAACAACACGCAGCATTACAACGAGGCCGTTCAACGCCTTGGGGGCAGCAACGATTTGAACGGACATGTTTGGTGGGACAAGAAGTAG